Proteins encoded together in one Sander lucioperca isolate FBNREF2018 chromosome 17, SLUC_FBN_1.2, whole genome shotgun sequence window:
- the LOC116060896 gene encoding tyrosine-protein kinase-like otk, whose translation MAPFVFLLFLLSEAISVIVVTVHPGEDVTLRCVAEDVPVIAVEWTRPDLEPDYVLFCSDGYLETEDQNPSFKDRVELVDRDLKDGDVSLVLKNVNKDDQGTYECRVEPADFRCKKRAIIDSEPIRTIRLQVTEPDLIVVTVHPEEDVILPCQAADVPISTVEWSRDDLEPDNVLFYSDGYLETDEQNPSFKDRVELVDRDLKNGDVSLILKNVNINDQGTYECRVASAVFRLQKRAFLDSEPIRTIRLQVTEPGEVVSLSEFF comes from the exons ATGGCTCCATTTGTGTTCCTGTTGTTCCTTCTTTCTGAAGCAATTTCTG ttATTGTGGTAACAGTGCACCCTGGAGAGGATGTCACTCTGCGATGTGTGGCTGAGGACGTCCCTGTCATAGCTGTAGAGTGGACCAGACCTGACCTGGAGCCAGATTACGTCCTGTTTTGCAGCGATGGATACTTGGAAACAGAAGACCAGAATCCATCCTTTAAggacagggtggagctggtggacagagatctgAAGGACGGAGACGTGTCTTTAGTTCTGAAGAATGTGAACAAAGACGACCAAGGAACATACGAGTGTCGAGTTGAACCAGCTGATTTCAGATGTAAAAAGAGAGCCATCATCGACTCTGAGCCAATCAGAACCATCCGTCTGCAGGTTACAGAACCAG ACCTGATTGTGGTAACAGTGCACCCTGAGGAGGATGTCATTCTTCCATGTCAGGCTGCTGACGTCCCTATCAGCACTGTAGAGTGGAGCAGGGATGATCTGGAGCCAGATAACGTCCTATTTTACAGCGATGGATACTTGGAAACAGACGAACAGAATCCATCCTTTAAggacagggtggagctggtggacagagatctgAAGAACGGAGACGTGTCTTTAATTCTGAAGAATGTGAACATCAACGACCAAGGAACATACGAGTGCCGAGTTGCATCAGCTGTTTTCAGACTTCAGAAGAGAGCCTTCCTCGACTCTGAGCCAATCAGAACCATCCGTCTGCAGGTTACAGAGCCAGGTGAGGTAGTCTCTCTCAGTGAGTTTTTCTGA
- the LOC116060893 gene encoding Fc receptor-like B produces MEETSLLWLLFLTSLLSCTTNQTSLTVSPSRSQMFRGESVSLSCEEDSSAGWTLRRNTDKETRTQCGGGWGISAGSSCNISFMLTRHSGVYWCESREGATSNSINITVTDGPVILQSPVLPVTEGEDLTLLCKTERFSNLPAGFYKDDSFIRTEPAGHMTIHHVSRSDEGLYKCNISSVGESPPSWVSVTGEEVTFDFRSSFIQIFT; encoded by the exons ATGGAGGAAACATCTCTACTGTGGCTGCTCT TTCTGACTTCACTGCTGAGCTGCACAACAAACCAAA CCTCTCTGACTGTGAGTCCCAGCAGATCTCAGATGTTTAGAGGtgagtctgtctctctgagctgtgaggAGGACAGCTCTGCTGGATGGACTCTAAGGAGGAACACAGACAAAGAAACCAGGACTCAGTGTGGAGGTGGCTGGGGAATATCTGCTGGTTCTTCCTGTAACATTAGCTTTATGCTTACACGACACAGTGGAGTTTACTGGTGTGAGTCCAGAGAGGGAGCAAccagtaacagcatcaacatcactgtcactg ATGGACCAGTGATCCTGCAGAGTCCTGTCCTCCCTGTGACGGAGGGAGAAGACCTCACTCTGCTCTGTAAAACAGAGAGGTTCTCCAACCTCCCAGCTGGTTTCTATAAAGATGACTCCTTCATCAGGACTGAGCctgcaggtcacatgaccaTCCACCATGTTTCCAGGTCTGATGAAGGCCTCTACAAGTGCAACATCAGCAGTGTTGGAGAGTCTCCACCCAGCTGGGTCTCTGTCACAGGTGAGGAGGTTACCTTTGATTTCAGGAGCTCATTCATCCAGATATTCACCTGA